In Microbacterium profundi, the DNA window CGCGTGCGCAATTTCTGGCTCAGTGACATCGACTACGCGCGCCGCGCATCCGCACCTGTGGGCATCGGCGGCTTCGCGACCCGACTGGCCGGATCATCGAACACTTTCAGCGAAGATCGAGGACCTCTCGCGAGCGTGAACTTCATCACCGCGCACGACGGCTTCACCTTGCGTGATCTGGTCACCTACGACGTCAAGCACAATGAGGCCAACGGCGAGGACAACCGCGACGGCGCCGACACGAACCGCTCGTTCAACCACGGCGTCGAGGGCCCCACGACCGACCCCCTGGTCGAGGCCGCACGGCGCAAGGCCATGCGCAACCTTCTCGGCACACTGCTGCTGTCGGCCGGCATCCCGATGCTGACGGCCGGAGATGAGAGCGGACGCACGCAGAGCGGCAACAACAACGCCTATGCCCATGACTCCGACCTCACCTGGCTGAGCTGGGACGACGAGGATTGGCAGAAGGACCTCCGCGCCCATGTCTCGGCGCTCACCAGGCTCCGCCGTGAGAACCCCTCGCTCCGGCCGAGCCGCTATGCGCGTCTCGGCGAGCACACGCCCAATGCCTCGGTCATGGACTGGTACGACCAGAACGGCGAGACGATGGAGCAGGAGCAGTGGACCGATCCGGGCAACCGCACACTGCAGTACGTCGCCGCTTCCACGCCGGTGGACGAGCCGGCCAATCGCATTCTGCTCGTCGTGCACGGCATCGAATCCCCCGTCGAGATCACGCTGCCCGCGCTGGAGGATGCGAGCCGATTCGTGTCGCTGTGGTCGAGCTCCGACGAACATCCCGGAGGCGAATCGGAGACGTTCGCGCCTGGCGATGTGCTCGCGACGCCGGGAACATCGATGCGTCTCTTCCGCGTCGAGTGACGCTGCCCGGACACGGCATGGTGGCGGGTGTCGAGTCTCGTCGCGGCGGGGTACATTCAGGGTGTGGCTGCACGTTCTGGCAATCGTCCCGCGGCGCTTCGAAGCCCCGCACAGATCCCCCTGCGGCCCCGTGCCGCGGATGAACGAGAGGTCACGGTACGCACCGGGGTGAAGGATGCTCCGGCGCACCTCACGCAGACGCTCACCGGGCGCATCCCGCTCGCGGATGCGACCCCGGCCGCGCCGGGTGGGTTCCCTGCCAAGGCCTTCGTCGGCGAAGTGGTGCCTTTCCGGGTCGTCGCGTTCCGCGAGGGCCACGATCGGATCGGCGTGCATGTGCGTCTTACGGCGCCGAACGGCGAGGAGAGTCTGCACCGCCTGGCGGCACTTCACGACGGCACCGACTCCTGGCGCACCGAGATCGCGCTCGATGTGCAGGGACTGTGGCGGTACCGGTTCGAGGCTTTCGCGGACGATCACGCCACCTGGGCCCACGCCGCTGCGGTGAAGATCGCGGCAGAAGTCGACGTGGAGGTGATGGCCGCCCTCGGCCGGGAGCTGTTCACGCGCGCCGCGGGCGAGAAGGCCAGGCCCGCGGCAGAGCGCGCGCGTCTCAGAGCGGTCGCCGCGACGCTCACCGGGGCGGATGCCGCCACCGCACTGTCGGTCGCCACGGATCCAGGCCTCGCCGCGCTGTTCGCCGCCAGGCCGCTCGCCTCGCTCACCTCGGCCTCCGCCGAGCAGACGCTGGTCGTCGAGCGGACCACCGCGGGCGTGGGCGCATGGTACGAGTTCTTCCCTCGCTCGGAGGGAGCGAAGCGCAAGGCCGATGGCACGATCAGGAGCGGCACGTTCCGCACCGCGGCGAAGCGCCTTCCGGGCGTCGCCGCCATGGGCTTCGACGTGCTCTACCTGCCACCGATCCACCCGATCGGCAGAACGCACCGCAAGGGACCGAACAACGCCCTGGATGCCGCGCCCGCAGACCCTGGTTCGCCCTGGGCGATCGGGGCAGCAGAGGGCGGACACGATGCAGTGCATCCGGATCTCGGCACTCCGGCGGACTTCCGATTCTTCGTGCGCGAGGCGCGGAAGGTCGGTCTCGAGGTCGCTCTCGACCTGGCGCTGCAGGCCTCCCCCGATCATCCGTGGGTCACCTCCCACCCCGAGTGGTTCACGACCCTTCCCGACGGGACCATCGCCTACGCCGAGAACCCGCCGAAGAAGTATCAGGACATCTATCCGCTGAACTTCGATGGCGACCCCGACGGGCTCTCGACCGAGGTGCTGCGCATCGTCGAGCACTGGGTGTCGCAGGGCGTGTCGATCTTCCGCGTGGACAACCCGCACACCAAGCCGCTCCGGTTCTGGGAGTGGCTCATCGCTCGCGTGACCGCGGCGCATCCCGACGTCGTGTTCCTCGCAGAGGCGTTCACCCGGCCGGCCCCGCTACGGGGCCTGGCTGCGGCAGGCTTCCAGCAGAGCTACACGTACTTCACGTGGCGCAACACGAAGCGCGAACTCGAGGACTTCCTCACCGGGCTCGCCACTGGGACGGCGGACTTCCTCCGCCCGAACCTGTTCGTGAACACCCCCGATATCCTCACCGAGTATCTGCAGTTCGGCGGTCGGGCCGCGTACCGCATCCGGGCGGCCATCGCCGCGACCGCAGCCCCGACCTACGGTGTGTACGCCGGTTTCGAACTGTACGAGAACGTCG includes these proteins:
- a CDS encoding maltotransferase domain-containing protein yields the protein MPLADATPAAPGGFPAKAFVGEVVPFRVVAFREGHDRIGVHVRLTAPNGEESLHRLAALHDGTDSWRTEIALDVQGLWRYRFEAFADDHATWAHAAAVKIAAEVDVEVMAALGRELFTRAAGEKARPAAERARLRAVAATLTGADAATALSVATDPGLAALFAARPLASLTSASAEQTLVVERTTAGVGAWYEFFPRSEGAKRKADGTIRSGTFRTAAKRLPGVAAMGFDVLYLPPIHPIGRTHRKGPNNALDAAPADPGSPWAIGAAEGGHDAVHPDLGTPADFRFFVREARKVGLEVALDLALQASPDHPWVTSHPEWFTTLPDGTIAYAENPPKKYQDIYPLNFDGDPDGLSTEVLRIVEHWVSQGVSIFRVDNPHTKPLRFWEWLIARVTAAHPDVVFLAEAFTRPAPLRGLAAAGFQQSYTYFTWRNTKRELEDFLTGLATGTADFLRPNLFVNTPDILTEYLQFGGRAAYRIRAAIAATAAPTYGVYAGFELYENVARPGSEENIDNEKYEYKLRDFAAAEASGDSLAPFLRRLNEIRAAHPALRQLRNLRVHWSDDDSILVYSKHLDAAFTGTGSSDTIIVVVNVDPHSVRETTVHVDTSAWGVDGGTEYEVEDLVTGAVWTWSDHNFVRLDAFVEPVHILKVKERS